Genomic DNA from Blastocatellia bacterium:
ATTTGGATACGCGCCCGCCGGCTTCTTCCAAAATGAGCTGACCTGCGCCGGTGTCCCACGGCTTCAACCCCATTTCCCAAAAGCCATCGAACCGACCGCATGCAACGTAACAGAGGTCCAGCGCCGCTGAACCGTCACGGCGAACGGCCTGCGCCTTATGCATGAACCTGGCGAAGTACTCAATGTTGATTGGATTTGAGCGGATGCTGTATGGAAATCCTGTGACCAAGAGGCTGTGATCAAGGTCGGTGATTGACGAAACGCGAATCGGTCGTCCGTTGAGCATAGCGCCATTGCCGCGTTCGGCCCAGAATAATTCGTCCAGTACCGGATTGTAGACGACGCCGACAAGCAGTTGGCCGGTGTATTCCAGCGCAATCGAGACGCAGAAGAACGGGTAGCCGTGCGCGTAGTTGGTTGTTCCATCCAGGGGATCAATCAGCCAGCGATATTCGGAGCCGCTTTGTTGGTGGCCGGTCTCTTCAGCAAGGATTTCGTGTCGAGGATAGTGACTCGCGATCTTCTCTTTGATGAACTGCTCGCAGAGCAGGTCAACATCAGTGACCAGGTCGAGCGATGTACTTTTTTGTTTGACGCGGTTGAGCCGTCCCAGATAATCGCGCTGAAGTTGCCCTGCCTGCCGTGCCAGTTCAATCGCGAACTCGAGCATGCTCATCCTCGCTTCTTGCTCGGTTTTTTCGGGCCGGCTTTAGCCGGGGCGACTTTCATCACAGCGAGGATCGCTTTGGCATCCTCAAGGTGCCGCTGATCTTTCCCGATGCTCAGGTATTTGGTCAGGAACTCTTTGGCTTTTGTTTTATCGCCGCTATAGAAATGATTGACGCCAAGTTCGTAATGCACCTCAGCGTGATTAGGATTCAGGCTGAGCACCCTGTTGAATGCCGACATGGCCAGATCATTTTTGTCTTGTCCGAGAAAGTCTTTGCCGAGCTTAAACAAGCCCTCGTCGGGTTTGGTGGAACTTGATGGCAGACTGTACCAATCGGTGTAGGTTTGGAACATTTGGTCGTACTGCTTTTGTTCCATGTAGTATTGCGCCAGCGACTTCCAGTAGTCTGACTTGGTCGGTTCCAGTCGGATGGCCTGGCGATAAGCTGCGATAGCTTGATCGGGGTGATTCAGCTTGGCATGTGTGCGGCCGATGGCTGCCCACACGGCATGTTGCACGTTCTCAGGCAACATGGGCCGGGCTTGCTCATACTTGCGCAGCGCCTCGCTATATTGTCCACTGTTATACAGATCATCGGCCTCATGAACGATTTTCTTGGCGGCTTCCAGCTTGGCGGCTTCTTTATTATGCAGCAAGCGGCTCTTGATATCCTCGTAATCCTTTTCACCGGGCTTCATGGCCAGCGCCCGATCAATCGCCTGGATGGCTTCATCATATTTTTTATCGTTGCCGAGAGCGACAGCCAGGCTGTAGTAATGATCGGGATTGTTCGGCTCCATTTGAATCAGTTCACGGTGTTTAGCCGCAGCGGTGGCAAAATCTTGTTTTCGCATGGCGTCGTCGGCGGCGGCAGCGATTTTCATCAAGGGGAGCCGCTGTCGCCACTCGTTGGCTTGATTGATGCTCTTCTGATAGGCGTCAATCAGTTGAGGATTTTGTGAATCTGGCGGTCTCGCTTTTTCGATGGCCAGGCCAATTTCAAAATACTTAGCCGCTGAGACGAGATATGGTTCAGCCTGCTCCCACTGCCGTTGCTGCATCAGCGCCACGGCCAGATTAAAGTAAGCGTCTGCGCTGGAAGGATTGATGGCCAACGATGCTTTGAGTTTCTCTGCGCCTTCCGCCCATCTGGCGTTTTGCAACAGGTCAACCCCTTCCAATAGTAGGTTACGCGCTTGTTCGGCGAGTGCCTGGTCTTCAAAGTAAATTTTCTTCTGACTGTCGCCGGGCCGGAACGTGAGCGTCACCGATTCGTTCGCATTACCGCTTAGCTTCACAAATTCGTAGTACGCCGTTTCGTATCCTTGCTTGCGCGCGATGATGCGATAAAAACCATTGCTCAGGTCCTTGAATCGAGCGATCCCGTCGCCTTTGACGTCAACGTTGGCAACCTTGCCCGACGTCACCTCTTGAATGAACACCTTCAAGCCGCTGACCGGTTTTCCGCTTTGATCCACGCATTTAACTTGCATGGTATTGGTTTGCGCCCAAGCTGGAAGCGGGCCTACCGACAGCCCGAAGAACAGAATGAGTCCAACAATGATGCTGAGAGGAAGTAATCTCATGATGCTCTCCTTGGATTGTGAATTGATTGATTCAGAGGCGACATTATATCGCTTCCACCTCGATTCGCCAATGCAAAGACGCGCGCGCGTCCCAGAGACTTGGGAACGGATCGTGGCCACAGGTCAGGCCGGCGATTGTTGAGATTCGCGCTCGGGCCGGCGCTTGCGATAGAACATGGAGCGATGGAAACCGGAGAGCCTCGCCGCTTCGGCGATGTTGCCGCCGGTCATTTGCAGGTACTTTTCAATCATCTGGTTCTCCAGCTCGTCAATATGTTCTTGAGCGATTTGCAGAATGGCCGTGCGTCGGCGTTGCAGGTCTTCGTTATCTTCGGGCACCGAGCGCATCAAGTGTCGGAACGGATTCTTTTCCAGATCAATAACACGCTGGCGTTCGCCAACAATGTAATCGGGCAAGTCAGCCAATGTGATCACATCGCCTGAACGCAACAGCACGAGTCGTTGCACGAGGTTTTCCAGCTCGCGAATGTTGCCTGGAAAATCGTACTGTTCCAGCGCCAGCAACGTGTCTCGATCAAATCGGACTTTTGCTTCGCCGGCAAATTTCTTCAGAAAGTAATGAGCCAGTAACGGAATGTCTTCGCGTCGTTCGCGCAATGGCGGAAGCTGGATCGGGATGACGTTGAGCCGGTAGAACAAAGCCTCTTGAAACGTTCCCTGTTCGACCATCTGCTTGAGGTTGCGGCTGGTGGCCGCGATGACGCGGACGTTGACCTTCAATGTTTTGGTGCTGCCCAGCCGCTCGAATTCTTGATACTGGAGGATGCGCAGCAACTTGGCCTGAACGGGTTGCGCCAGTTCACCGATTTCGTCCAGAAAGAGCGTGCCTCCATCAGCCCATTCAAAGCGTCCAATCTTGCGTTCCTGCGCGCCGGTAAACGCGCCTTTCTCGTGGCCGAACAGCTCCGATTCGACCAGCGTTTCCGGCACGGCGGCGCAGTTGAGAACGACCAACGGCTTATGGGCGCGAGCACTGCGTGTGTGCAGCGCGCGGGCGATCAATTCCTTGCCGGTTCCTGATTCGCCTTCGATGAGGATGGTTGCGTCGGAATTGGCCACCTGCTCGACGATTTGAAGCACGCGCCGCAGCTTGGGGCTATGGCCGATGATCTCGGCAAACGCGCCGTGTGATTGATGGATGACTTCATCGCGCGCGCGAATGGCCAAATCGAGCCGGTGGGTAGCTTCCAGATACACAGCGATGAGATTGCCGATGGCTTCCAGGAATTGTCGGTCGCTCTCGGTATACACATTGGTGGACGAATTGTTTTCCAGATAGATGGCTCCGAGCATCAAATCGCCAACTTTCATCGGCGCAACCAAGGCGCAACCGAGCCGCAAGTAAATACTGCTTTCTTGCCAGAGTTCAGCGTCTGCCGCTGCGTTGGCCAGCAACAGCGACTGGCCTGATTCAAACACTTTTTTCAGCAGCGTGCGGCTCAGCGTATGTTCAGCCGCGTCCAGCGCGCGTGTTTTGAAATTACGAATGGTGACGACAGTCGCTTCACCCGTGTCTTCTCCGCGAAGCACGATGGCCGCGCGCTCGGACCGCGTCTCCTGCATCAGGTCATCCACCACCCCATTCAAAAATTCTTCGGTTCGCTGAGCGCGGAAATAAAGATCAGCCAGCCGCCGCGCCAGTCGGCCCACGCGCGCGTCCTGTGCCAATGCAGCCATCTCAGCCAACGCCTGACGCAACTGATCGAGTTTTTGTTTGCGCACTTCTGAAAGGTGCTGTCGCGTGAGTGTGACGAGCAAAGTCGGGTCCACGTTGGAACTGACGGCTTCGCTCAGGTGTTGTTGCAGCGTTTCCAGATTCGCGCTGATCTGTTCAACACAGTGTTGCGCGCGTTCTATGGCTGGTTGCCCTGTTTTCTCCATCACAAACCTCGTCGTTCGTTCAAGACTACTTTGACATATCAGCTTAGCCGCCAGCCTGCGCGGAAGCAAGCGCTGTGAGCCTGTCAGCCGAGCTCATGCAAGGGTGTCGGCAGCGCGTGCTGGACAGAATGAAAAGCACTGGCACGAGCGACACCGTTCAGGACTCGGATATGGCGTGGCATCGTCAACGTGGCGGATGCGCAGCACCTGCTCGGAGAGCTCGCGCAGTTGAGCAATCGTCTGTGATTCCTCCAGTCGCTCTGCGGGAATTTCCCATCGCACGTTGGGATGGAGAAAGTAGAGTTCGGCGCGCACCGTATGCGATGGCCATGCGTGCCGTGCTGCCGCTGCGTATATTTGCAGTTGCAGCTCATACTCACGGGCGACAGTTTCCACTTGCTGCGCCGTCACGCGATTTGTTTTGAAGTCAATGATGGTCACCCGACCTTGGCTGTTGATGAGCAGTTTATCAATACGTCCGCGGAGCGGGATGGAGCCTGTGTGATAGAGGAATTCCAGTTCACTTTCGACGCGCCCCGGTTTTCCTCCCCATAGAATTTGTTCAATCTCTTTCCACAGCTCGCTGCTCAGGTAGTGCTCAACCAGTGGTTTGACATCGGCCAGGACGCGCTGACGGGCTGTCTGCAAGTCGTCCGTATCCGCTGTCGTGACGGCTTCCTCTACCAGTTGTTGCAGCACCGGCTCCCACGGTTCGGAGCCGTCGTAGCGTTCGCAGAAGCGATGGACAATCGTTCCTCGTGTGGTTGGCGAGTACGCTCTCGGCATGACGCTTAAGCTCTGAGCTTCAAGGTCTGAGGTTTGAGGTTTGAAATCTGGTTCGTATTCATCAAGCGCGGGCAAGCCGAGGACCGATTCGTAGTAGTATTGCAGCGGGCAGCGCGCCACGCTCAACAATCTTGTAACGGCCAGCGGCTGTGCGCTGGTGAGCGGCTCAATCTTGATCGGTTCGATCAGGCGGCAAAGGGATGCAAGCACCTGTTGACCTTCATCATCGAGCTGTGGGAGCGCGTTGGCTGGGATGGCTTGAGCTTGGCGGATTTCCGTGAATCGGTCTATCAAGCGCGACGGCGCCTCAGGCGTCTCAGCGGTCGGGGCTTCGCGTCGCGTGATGCGCAATGGGATGCCGTTCCACTGATACGTCTGAGGTAAGCTCTGCGCATCGGTGATCTCCAAAATTGCGCAGAGCCACTGCAACCAACTGGTTGCTTTCCGTAGAGGTGCGTCCGGCCATGAGTCTCGATCTTTGGTTTCGGGGGCGGCGCCGGCCAAAATCAAATAATCCATCGCGCGGGTAGCTGCAACAAACAGCAGGCGTTGACTCTCGAAGTATTCGCGCCACTCAATGTATTCTTCGACGCGGCGTCGCATTCGGGTCTGGTGCGGACGACCGCGAC
This window encodes:
- a CDS encoding sigma-54-dependent Fis family transcriptional regulator, producing MEKTGQPAIERAQHCVEQISANLETLQQHLSEAVSSNVDPTLLVTLTRQHLSEVRKQKLDQLRQALAEMAALAQDARVGRLARRLADLYFRAQRTEEFLNGVVDDLMQETRSERAAIVLRGEDTGEATVVTIRNFKTRALDAAEHTLSRTLLKKVFESGQSLLLANAAADAELWQESSIYLRLGCALVAPMKVGDLMLGAIYLENNSSTNVYTESDRQFLEAIGNLIAVYLEATHRLDLAIRARDEVIHQSHGAFAEIIGHSPKLRRVLQIVEQVANSDATILIEGESGTGKELIARALHTRSARAHKPLVVLNCAAVPETLVESELFGHEKGAFTGAQERKIGRFEWADGGTLFLDEIGELAQPVQAKLLRILQYQEFERLGSTKTLKVNVRVIAATSRNLKQMVEQGTFQEALFYRLNVIPIQLPPLRERREDIPLLAHYFLKKFAGEAKVRFDRDTLLALEQYDFPGNIRELENLVQRLVLLRSGDVITLADLPDYIVGERQRVIDLEKNPFRHLMRSVPEDNEDLQRRRTAILQIAQEHIDELENQMIEKYLQMTGGNIAEAARLSGFHRSMFYRKRRPERESQQSPA
- a CDS encoding inositol monophosphatase; its protein translation is MLEFAIELARQAGQLQRDYLGRLNRVKQKSTSLDLVTDVDLLCEQFIKEKIASHYPRHEILAEETGHQQSGSEYRWLIDPLDGTTNYAHGYPFFCVSIALEYTGQLLVGVVYNPVLDELFWAERGNGAMLNGRPIRVSSITDLDHSLLVTGFPYSIRSNPINIEYFARFMHKAQAVRRDGSAALDLCYVACGRFDGFWEMGLKPWDTGAGQLILEEAGGRVSKFDGQPFDRYEPEMLASNGLIHDQMIAVLTARS
- a CDS encoding tetratricopeptide repeat protein; the encoded protein is MRLLPLSIIVGLILFFGLSVGPLPAWAQTNTMQVKCVDQSGKPVSGLKVFIQEVTSGKVANVDVKGDGIARFKDLSNGFYRIIARKQGYETAYYEFVKLSGNANESVTLTFRPGDSQKKIYFEDQALAEQARNLLLEGVDLLQNARWAEGAEKLKASLAINPSSADAYFNLAVALMQQRQWEQAEPYLVSAAKYFEIGLAIEKARPPDSQNPQLIDAYQKSINQANEWRQRLPLMKIAAAADDAMRKQDFATAAAKHRELIQMEPNNPDHYYSLAVALGNDKKYDEAIQAIDRALAMKPGEKDYEDIKSRLLHNKEAAKLEAAKKIVHEADDLYNSGQYSEALRKYEQARPMLPENVQHAVWAAIGRTHAKLNHPDQAIAAYRQAIRLEPTKSDYWKSLAQYYMEQKQYDQMFQTYTDWYSLPSSSTKPDEGLFKLGKDFLGQDKNDLAMSAFNRVLSLNPNHAEVHYELGVNHFYSGDKTKAKEFLTKYLSIGKDQRHLEDAKAILAVMKVAPAKAGPKKPSKKRG